One Staphylococcus simiae genomic region harbors:
- a CDS encoding LLM class flavin-dependent oxidoreductase: protein MKIELGLTSFADNGPIHTPNGIEKAIPQAQRIRNIVEEIELADQLGLDIYGLGEHHRQDYAVSDPVTVLAAAASRTKNIKLSSAVTVLSSDDPVRVYERFSTLDAVSNGRAEIMVGRGSFIESFPLFGFNLDDYETLFNEKLELLLQINQHEVITWEGSLRPSLKQAAVYPRTEHGDLPIWIATGGTPESSLRAGALGLPIVYAIIGGNPMRFTRNIEVYKQVAEAYGHNSEQLPIAVHSWGYIAETDEQARHEFFPSLKAHQDVLGKERGWPPYDENSFEREIGNQGALYLGSPETVAQKIIMTIEGLGINRFMMHIPVGSMPHDKTMEAIRLFGERVKPIVDKHFNNN, encoded by the coding sequence ATGAAAATCGAACTTGGGTTAACTTCTTTTGCTGATAATGGACCTATTCATACACCTAATGGTATTGAAAAGGCTATCCCACAAGCACAAAGAATAAGAAATATTGTTGAAGAAATAGAACTAGCAGATCAATTGGGGTTAGATATTTATGGTTTAGGAGAGCATCATCGTCAAGATTACGCTGTATCTGATCCTGTAACTGTTCTGGCTGCTGCAGCAAGTAGAACGAAAAATATTAAGCTATCATCAGCTGTCACAGTATTATCATCAGATGACCCTGTACGTGTTTATGAACGATTCTCAACTTTAGATGCTGTGTCAAATGGTCGAGCTGAAATCATGGTTGGTAGAGGCTCATTTATCGAATCCTTTCCATTATTCGGCTTTAATTTAGACGATTATGAAACTTTATTTAATGAAAAATTGGAACTACTGTTACAAATCAACCAACATGAAGTCATCACTTGGGAGGGCTCACTTAGACCTAGTTTAAAACAAGCTGCTGTATACCCACGAACTGAACATGGTGATTTACCAATATGGATTGCTACTGGAGGCACTCCGGAGTCTTCTTTAAGAGCTGGCGCTTTAGGTTTACCTATTGTATATGCTATCATTGGTGGCAACCCTATGCGTTTTACACGTAATATCGAAGTATATAAACAAGTTGCTGAAGCCTATGGCCATAATAGTGAACAGTTACCTATCGCCGTACATTCTTGGGGCTACATTGCTGAAACTGATGAACAAGCCCGACATGAGTTCTTCCCTTCTTTGAAAGCACACCAAGACGTACTGGGAAAAGAGCGAGGTTGGCCACCTTATGATGAAAATTCATTTGAACGTGAAATTGGCAACCAAGGTGCACTTTACTTAGGTAGTCCTGAAACTGTAGCACAGAAAATCATTATGACGATAGAAGGTTTAGGTATTAACCGTTTTATGATGCACATACCTGTAGGGTCTATGCCACACGATAAAACAATGGAAGCTATTCGATTGTTTGGCGAAAGAGTAAAACCTATCGTTGATAAGCACTTTAATAATAATTAA
- a CDS encoding flavin reductase family protein, whose amino-acid sequence MPTFNANDMSAKDNYKLLIGSIIPRPIAFVTTMNQDQSMNAAPFSFFNIVNNEPPMIAIAVQRSNGKRKDTAVNIDSNGDFVVHITDKNNVADINETAAPLPYSDSELNRTTFTTIPSTNIKTPGIKEASIRLECRLDQIIVLGSEDNGADLIIGEVVTYHIEDDVYKENYKIDATHLNAVSRLAGNDYANIGDIFTIDRPIE is encoded by the coding sequence ATGCCAACATTCAATGCCAACGACATGTCTGCTAAAGATAATTATAAACTATTGATAGGGTCAATTATTCCTAGACCTATAGCATTCGTCACTACAATGAATCAAGATCAATCTATGAATGCAGCACCTTTTAGTTTCTTTAATATTGTTAACAATGAACCGCCAATGATAGCGATAGCTGTACAACGATCTAACGGAAAACGTAAGGATACAGCAGTTAATATCGATAGTAATGGTGACTTTGTTGTACATATTACTGATAAAAATAATGTTGCTGATATTAATGAAACGGCAGCACCTTTGCCATACAGTGATAGTGAGTTGAATCGCACCACTTTTACAACAATACCATCAACCAATATTAAAACGCCCGGTATTAAAGAAGCGAGTATTCGTTTAGAGTGCCGCTTAGATCAAATTATTGTTTTAGGTTCCGAAGACAATGGTGCGGATTTAATCATTGGTGAAGTTGTGACATATCATATAGAAGATGATGTATATAAAGAGAATTATAAAATAGATGCTACGCATTTAAACGCAGTATCACGTTTAGCGGGTAATGACTATGCTAATATAGGTGACATATTTACTATAGATAGACCAATAGAATAA
- a CDS encoding Ig-like domain-containing protein, with protein sequence MKKRIGPIKKRVDFQSNKLNKYSIRKFTVGTASILVGTAVLFGANKEAEASEIHTATLNDNQTNEANSVNSEGATETPTEATTMKNVDNQESQVTPERQGKTDVVSKDEQPQSNMSNTKDESSTVKTSEIEDEKTIQEDKSVDSTTETASTVTTQDKENKKTTETSATRTESAPQPQIDNSKVETRTAINNELASNKDMAKSTASTNTEIITQEKNYEQSNTAIENIVNKPTTESKKTALANYIANNTNVSTEEVKTSLKDTDIDFNNLTNKDVKAELLKNYAQKAEANSAYATAPRTFRRLAVTNPQGTTTAQPTAFVAAAATGQDVSDLVKATNMTLDVNPSGYSQNGVEEFRPKANGYMRAKFDFTVDNSVKAGDTFKMTFGDYLRPGTLTLPSDTYKIYYGNGSEVLANGVYDKATNTINYTFTDIVDKYDNIKGYVNMTAFNRQEKTTVDNKVYPMSYTFAGETFNKNVVVNYNNNKKSIIEGFTNYVDPVNHSKTVAAYINEAGNSGKDYYNTKFETNLSKLHFDPSKSNFKIYEVSANDMVDSFYPDYSKLKDVTSQFKVNYTNNNKTATIDFGSNLMNGKRYIVQQTAFEDDDFTYGQASLDWKVTVQDINNHRVATNLTNFYQFQNGSSDSSGEIPDSDSDSDSDSDSDSDSDSDSDSDSDSDSDSDSDSDSDSDSDSDSDSDSDSDSDSDSDSDSDSDSDSDSDSDSDSDSDSDSDSDSDSDSDSDSDSDSDSDSDSDSDSDSDSDSDSDSDSDSDSDSDSDSDSDSDSDSDSDSDSDSDSDSDSDSDSDSDSDSDSDSDSDSDSDSDSDSDSDSDSDSDSDSDSDSDSDSDSDSDSDSDSDSDSDSDSDSDSDSDSDSDSDSDSDSDSDSDSDSDSDSDSDSDSDSDSDSDSDSDSDSDSDSDSDSDSDSDSGSDSDSDSDSDSDSDSDSDSDSDSDSDSDSDSDSDSDSDSDSDSDSDSDSDSDSDSDSDSDSDSDSDSDSDSDSDSDSDSDSDSDSDSDSDSDSDSDSDSDSDSDSDSDSDSDSDSDSDSDSDSDSDSDSDSDSDSDSDSDSDSDSDSDSDSDSDSDSDSDSDSDSDHHEGTPEHDHHDGHGEPKHGHDEGLPETGNNDTANNGTLFGGLLAALGSLFMFGRRKKKEEK encoded by the coding sequence ATGAAAAAAAGAATTGGACCTATTAAAAAGAGAGTGGATTTCCAATCAAACAAATTGAATAAGTATTCAATCAGAAAATTTACTGTAGGAACAGCATCTATTTTGGTAGGAACAGCAGTACTTTTTGGAGCAAATAAGGAAGCAGAAGCAAGTGAGATACATACTGCAACTTTGAATGACAATCAAACGAATGAAGCAAATTCAGTTAATTCTGAAGGAGCAACGGAAACACCAACTGAAGCAACAACTATGAAAAATGTTGATAATCAAGAATCACAAGTAACACCTGAAAGACAGGGTAAAACTGATGTTGTATCAAAAGATGAGCAACCTCAAAGTAATATGAGTAATACTAAGGACGAAAGTTCGACAGTTAAAACATCTGAAATTGAAGATGAAAAAACAATACAAGAAGATAAATCAGTAGATTCTACAACAGAAACAGCATCTACTGTGACAACACAAGATAAAGAAAATAAGAAAACTACAGAAACATCAGCCACAAGAACAGAATCTGCGCCACAACCTCAAATTGACAATAGTAAAGTTGAAACACGAACAGCTATTAACAATGAACTTGCATCTAATAAAGATATGGCAAAATCAACAGCAAGTACTAATACCGAAATAATCACTCAAGAAAAAAATTATGAACAGTCAAATACAGCTATTGAAAATATCGTTAACAAACCAACAACAGAGTCTAAGAAAACAGCTTTAGCTAATTACATCGCTAATAATACTAATGTGTCAACAGAAGAAGTAAAAACATCTTTAAAAGATACGGATATTGATTTTAATAATTTAACAAATAAAGATGTTAAGGCAGAATTGTTAAAAAATTATGCACAAAAAGCAGAAGCTAATAGTGCCTATGCTACAGCACCTAGAACTTTTAGAAGATTAGCAGTTACAAATCCACAAGGTACAACAACTGCACAACCAACAGCATTCGTGGCTGCGGCAGCAACAGGTCAAGATGTTAGTGATTTAGTAAAAGCGACTAATATGACTTTAGATGTTAATCCAAGTGGTTATTCACAAAATGGTGTGGAAGAATTCAGACCTAAAGCAAATGGTTATATGAGAGCTAAATTTGATTTCACAGTCGATAATAGTGTTAAAGCCGGAGACACTTTTAAAATGACTTTTGGTGATTATTTAAGACCGGGAACATTGACGTTACCATCAGATACTTACAAAATTTATTATGGTAATGGTAGCGAAGTGTTGGCAAATGGTGTTTATGACAAGGCGACGAATACGATAAATTATACCTTTACTGATATTGTTGATAAATATGATAATATCAAAGGTTATGTCAATATGACAGCCTTTAATAGACAAGAGAAAACAACTGTAGATAATAAAGTTTACCCTATGAGTTACACATTTGCTGGTGAAACATTTAATAAAAATGTAGTGGTTAATTACAATAATAATAAAAAGTCAATTATTGAAGGATTTACGAACTATGTTGATCCAGTAAATCATAGTAAAACAGTAGCGGCTTATATTAATGAAGCTGGTAATAGTGGTAAAGATTATTACAATACAAAATTTGAAACTAATTTAAGTAAGTTACATTTTGATCCAAGTAAAAGTAATTTTAAAATTTATGAAGTTAGCGCAAATGATATGGTTGATAGTTTCTATCCTGACTACAGTAAATTGAAAGATGTTACGAGTCAATTTAAAGTCAATTATACTAACAATAACAAAACTGCAACTATTGATTTTGGTTCGAATTTAATGAATGGTAAAAGATATATTGTGCAACAAACAGCATTTGAAGATGATGATTTCACATATGGTCAAGCTTCACTTGATTGGAAAGTAACAGTACAAGATATAAATAACCATAGAGTTGCAACAAATCTAACGAATTTCTATCAATTCCAAAACGGCTCAAGTGATAGTAGCGGTGAAATACCTGATAGTGATTCAGACTCAGACAGCGATTCAGATTCCGATAGCGACTCAGACTCAGACAGTGATTCAGATTCCGATAGCGATTCCGACTCAGATTCAGACAGCGACTCAGATTCCGATAGCGACTCAGACTCAGATAGTGATTCTGATTCGGACAGCGATTCAGACTCAGATAGCGATTCAGATTCCGACAGTGACTCAGATTCCGATAGTGACTCAGATTCAGACAGTGATTCTGATTCCGACAGCGACTCAGACTCAGATAGCGATTCAGACTCAGATAGCGACTCGGACTCAGATAGCGACTCAGACAGTGATTCCGATTCAGATAGCGACTCAGACTCAGACAGTGACTCAGATTCAGATAGTGACTCAGACAGTGATTCCGATTCAGATAGCGACTCAGATTCCGACAGTGACTCCGATTCCGATAGCGATTCAGATTCAGACAGCGACTCAGATTCCGACAGTGACTCAGATTCAGACAGCGATTCCGATTCAGACAGTGACTCAGATTCAGACAGCGATTCAGATTCAGACAGTGATTCTGATTCAGACTCAGATAGTGACTCAGACTCAGATAGCGATTCAGATTCAGACAGCGATTCCGATTCCGATAGCGACTCAGACTCAGACAGTGATTCAGACTCAGACAGCGATTCAGATTCAGACAGCGACTCAGATTCCGATAGCGACTCAGACTCAGACAGTGACTCAGATTCCGACAGTGACTCAGATTCCGATAGTGACTCAGATTCCGACAGTGACTCAGATTCCGATAGTGACTCAGATTCCGACAGCGATTCAGATTCCGACAGTGACTCAGACTCAGATAGTGGCTCAGACTCTGACAGTGATTCAGATTCCGATAGCGATTCAGATTCCGATAGCGACTCAGACTCAGATAGCGATTCCGACTCTGACAGCGATTCAGACTCAGACAGCGATTCCGACTCAGATAGCGATTCAGATTCAGACAGTGATTCAGATTCCGACAGTGACTCAGATTCAGACAGCGATTCAGATTCCGATAGTGATTCAGATTCCGATAGCGACTCAGACTCAGACAGTGATTCAGATTCCGATAGCGATTCCGACTCAGACAGTGATTCCGACTCAGATAGCGACTCAGATTCAGACAGTGACTCAGACTCAGACAGTGACTCAGATTCAGACAGTGATTCCGACTCAGATAGCGACTCAGACTCAGATAGCGATTCCGATTCAGACAGTGATTCAGATTCAGACAGCGATTCAGATTCCGATAGCGACTCAGACTCAGATAGCGACTCAGATTCGGACAGCGATTCAGACTCAGATTCCGACAGCGATTCAGACCATCATGAAGGAACACCAGAACATGATCATCATGATGGACATGGAGAGCCAAAACACGGTCATGATGAAGGATTACCTGAAACTGGTAACAATGATACTGCTAATAATGGAACATTATTTGGTGGTTTACTTGCAGCGTTAGGATCATTGTTCATGTTCGGTAGACGTAAGAAAAAAGAAGAAAAATAA
- a CDS encoding GNAT family N-acetyltransferase, with product MHFRHATLNDLDELIRIENIGFSEEERASAEALRERINCINDTFIVLEDNGAIAGYINGPVITQRYITDDLFEHIDYNPEQGGYLSILGVAVAPEYRHQGIAGRLLKYFEQLAQQHQRTAVTLTCKNELVSLYEHYGYINEGVSESSHGGITWYNLVKDVY from the coding sequence ATGCATTTTAGGCATGCAACTTTAAATGATTTAGATGAATTGATTAGAATTGAAAATATAGGCTTTTCAGAAGAAGAGCGTGCGTCAGCTGAAGCGTTAAGAGAGAGAATTAATTGTATCAATGATACGTTTATCGTTTTAGAAGATAATGGAGCAATTGCGGGGTATATTAATGGACCAGTCATAACTCAAAGATACATTACCGACGACTTATTTGAGCATATTGATTATAATCCTGAGCAAGGCGGTTATTTGAGTATCTTAGGTGTTGCTGTAGCACCTGAATATAGGCACCAAGGTATTGCTGGACGCTTGTTAAAATATTTTGAACAACTGGCGCAACAACATCAACGCACAGCTGTCACATTAACTTGTAAAAATGAATTAGTATCACTCTACGAACATTATGGTTATATTAATGAAGGTGTTTCTGAGTCTTCTCATGGTGGCATCACCTGGTATAACTTAGTAAAAGATGTTTATTGA
- a CDS encoding peptide-methionine (S)-S-oxide reductase — protein sequence METIYVAGGCLWGVEAFFSTIPGIISTEAGRANGSSLDLQGDYDGYVECVKIDFDQCKLTVFDIMTYLFEIIDPYSINRQGNDVGRKYRTGIYSVVNQHLIEARQFINQRQDRARIAVEVLPLSNYVKSSEEHQQHLKKYPEDIAMCHIHPELLYKYRYDN from the coding sequence ATGGAGACGATTTATGTAGCTGGTGGATGTTTATGGGGTGTTGAAGCATTTTTTTCAACAATTCCTGGAATTATATCTACAGAAGCAGGGCGTGCAAATGGTTCATCTTTAGATTTACAAGGAGATTATGATGGCTACGTTGAATGTGTGAAAATAGATTTTGATCAATGTAAATTAACGGTATTTGACATTATGACATATTTATTCGAAATTATAGACCCATATAGCATCAATCGCCAAGGTAATGATGTTGGTCGTAAATATCGTACAGGTATTTATAGCGTAGTGAACCAACATTTAATTGAAGCACGACAATTTATCAATCAGAGACAAGATAGAGCGCGTATTGCAGTAGAAGTCTTACCTCTATCTAATTATGTTAAAAGTAGTGAAGAACATCAACAACATTTGAAAAAATATCCAGAAGATATCGCGATGTGTCACATTCATCCAGAGTTATTATATAAATATAGATATGACAATTAA
- a CDS encoding amidase domain-containing protein yields MPKNKILIYLLSTTLVLPTLAIPTAHADEVPNDKISQSSTDTKSNTDDDKETVKDSNDKDKNKNTSKHKSTTQANKASNDNQLSQDDDDNTKDDVTNDHNKDDNLMDHIINDDMLKQSHFTQLFEPDKYEDSITLTSLIQNLFNLNSDISDYEQPESSSHNNEADNTSKESSQTQTEDNKDQPHQGNEQQDDNNKSSSSKNEHTKVDKENTQSSIDNNTNQVTTNDDKQQTDGSQDNQQHNNKTSNPEESDSTVTDSALDSILDEYSEDAKKTQQDYESKHKHHKTGTDNNISTSKNDNPQLPTKKELEHKETPIQSFEDHDNIRKSDIRSTTLFESLPNLSGGNDNSENFDVVDSKDTRSFIKSIAKDAHDVGQNDDIYASVMIAQAILESDSGRSALSKSPNYNLFGIKGAYQGQSVSFNTLEAGGNGMYSINAGFRKYPDTKASLQDYSNLIKKGIDGNPTIYKPTWKSDAPSYKDATSHLAKTYATDPNYAKKLNTLIKHYNLTQFDKKEMPNLSNYTSSIKDSDGSNHNFKAFQETTSSMPYPHGQCTWYVYNRMKQFDLSISGSLGDAHHWNDRAAQDGYHVSHTPKAHTAVVFEAGQNGADAQYGHVAFVEKVNRDGSIIISESNVKGLGVISYRIINADDAEALSYISGK; encoded by the coding sequence ATGCCTAAAAATAAAATCTTAATATATTTACTATCTACAACACTTGTTTTACCAACTTTGGCTATCCCTACTGCGCACGCAGATGAAGTACCAAATGATAAGATATCACAGTCATCAACTGATACTAAAAGTAACACAGATGATGATAAAGAAACGGTAAAAGATAGCAATGATAAAGACAAAAATAAAAATACTTCAAAACATAAATCAACAACTCAAGCTAATAAAGCATCCAACGATAACCAACTGTCACAAGATGACGATGACAATACTAAAGATGATGTTACTAATGACCATAACAAAGATGATAACTTAATGGATCATATTATTAATGATGACATGTTGAAACAATCACACTTCACTCAATTATTTGAACCTGATAAATATGAGGATAGTATCACGTTGACTTCATTAATTCAAAATTTATTTAACTTAAACTCTGATATCTCAGACTATGAACAGCCAGAATCATCATCTCACAACAACGAGGCAGACAATACTTCTAAAGAATCATCACAAACACAAACTGAAGACAATAAAGATCAGCCTCATCAAGGCAATGAGCAACAAGATGATAATAACAAGTCGTCATCTTCAAAAAATGAGCATACTAAAGTTGATAAAGAAAATACTCAGTCATCAATTGATAACAATACGAATCAAGTAACAACTAATGATGACAAACAACAAACTGATGGTAGTCAAGATAACCAACAACACAACAATAAAACATCTAACCCTGAAGAAAGCGATAGTACAGTTACAGATTCAGCATTAGATTCAATATTAGATGAATATAGTGAAGATGCTAAAAAAACACAACAAGATTATGAATCTAAACATAAGCATCACAAGACAGGGACAGATAATAACATTTCAACATCTAAAAATGACAATCCACAATTACCTACAAAAAAGGAATTAGAGCATAAAGAAACACCTATACAATCATTTGAAGATCATGATAACATCCGTAAATCTGATATCAGATCGACAACACTCTTCGAGTCATTGCCAAACTTATCAGGTGGTAATGATAACAGCGAAAACTTTGATGTCGTAGATTCTAAAGATACTCGTAGTTTTATTAAATCTATCGCTAAAGATGCTCATGACGTTGGCCAAAATGATGATATTTATGCATCTGTGATGATTGCTCAGGCAATTTTAGAATCTGATTCTGGTCGTAGTGCACTGTCTAAATCACCAAACTACAATCTATTTGGCATTAAAGGTGCTTATCAAGGACAGTCTGTCTCTTTTAACACACTTGAAGCAGGCGGTAACGGTATGTATAGTATTAACGCTGGATTCAGAAAATACCCTGATACAAAAGCATCTTTACAAGATTATTCCAACTTAATTAAAAAAGGCATAGATGGTAATCCAACGATATATAAGCCAACATGGAAAAGTGATGCACCTAGTTATAAAGATGCCACTTCACATTTAGCCAAAACATATGCTACGGATCCAAATTATGCTAAAAAGTTGAATACTTTGATCAAACATTATAATTTGACTCAGTTTGATAAAAAAGAAATGCCTAATTTATCTAACTATACATCATCTATTAAAGATAGTGATGGTTCAAATCATAATTTCAAAGCATTCCAAGAAACAACTAGTAGTATGCCTTATCCACATGGTCAATGTACTTGGTATGTCTACAATCGTATGAAACAATTTGACTTATCCATTAGTGGTAGCCTAGGAGACGCACACCATTGGAATGATCGTGCTGCTCAAGATGGTTATCATGTAAGCCATACGCCAAAAGCACATACTGCCGTTGTCTTTGAAGCTGGTCAAAATGGTGCAGATGCTCAATATGGTCACGTTGCATTTGTTGAAAAAGTAAATCGTGATGGTTCAATTATTATTTCTGAATCTAATGTCAAAGGTTTAGGCGTGATTTCATATCGAATCATTAATGCAGATGATGCTGAAGCATTATCTTATATCTCTGGAAAATAA
- a CDS encoding isochorismatase family cysteine hydrolase encodes MSQKSALLVMDMQEGIARSMPRINNVIKANQRAIVAARNNNMPVFFIRLVLDKQFMDVSPNNKVFSNFKAQGYGMTEQDQSTTILEELAPLDSEPQIAKRRFSAFAGSELEVLLRANQIDHLILTGVSTSGVVLSTALAAVDKDYIVTVLEDAVGDRSDDKHDFIIEQILSRSCHIESVESWKGTL; translated from the coding sequence ATGTCTCAGAAAAGTGCGTTACTAGTTATGGATATGCAAGAAGGTATAGCTAGAAGTATGCCGAGAATTAATAATGTTATTAAGGCCAATCAAAGAGCAATAGTAGCAGCTAGAAATAATAATATGCCAGTATTTTTCATTCGTTTGGTCTTAGATAAACAGTTTATGGATGTTTCTCCGAATAATAAAGTATTTTCAAATTTTAAAGCACAAGGCTATGGTATGACAGAGCAAGATCAATCAACAACGATTCTTGAAGAATTAGCACCATTAGATAGTGAACCACAAATTGCTAAGCGTCGATTTAGTGCGTTTGCTGGAAGTGAATTAGAAGTTTTATTACGTGCAAACCAAATAGACCATCTCATTCTTACAGGTGTGTCAACAAGTGGTGTTGTATTGAGTACAGCTTTAGCAGCAGTAGATAAAGATTATATAGTTACCGTATTAGAAGATGCAGTAGGAGACCGCTCAGATGACAAGCATGATTTTATTATTGAACAAATTTTAAGTCGTTCTTGTCATATTGAATCAGTGGAATCATGGAAAGGTACCTTGTAA
- a CDS encoding adhesin, producing MAKMHSHPFKFYVKLTCSAMILSSSLMTVNISNHEAHAEDSQRTAVDEQARDKQLEQDIDDAKNDISKMAHLTDNKKTQFKKKLEKVTSSSDIDDIVQQANDDNKAKQQDTTKDDNDNSANSVDSTKAKNDNTEEKLDQFLADLDELDDKVDSSQQNDSTEEKMVTSHKDATKEEGATDDHAKRDDVSDKVNQALSDLDKIDQATKQENQTSNTSEINDQGHNAQSSDEASNNDNDVSKDEAQDTIKDLSKEDVLLNNSEDKANKISQQLQGSDKINYNLASKITHDSHQPAKQYTLRKLNALQNLDKQINKSDLSASDKATLKKEVINTKQSIAKQRQIILKQLANTKNKDQAVQNIVNSVFSKNEADRILNNITTTHQTDQQIADQIAHHIDGLTLNNSDDILKAMLDQSKDKEQLISQLLSTKLSSQEAQSLAKQFVDKKLTNNQIVDQLKRHFISSGKATADDILQEVINNAKDKRQAIETILATRIEQGKAKLLADLITKAEQDQSKMLSLVKAALNGKADDLLQLQQRLNQTKRNINDILSPITNRPSLLDRLNNRNSSDQLGQLSNVLNDGAGLLGGHSILDDIPDLPTPTPEDILTLGSGDGLLSGLLDDDGNISLPKTGEAIKHHWLPLSVILLSAGLAIIGLNRYHRRKHS from the coding sequence ATGGCAAAAATGCATTCACACCCATTTAAGTTTTATGTGAAATTAACATGTTCAGCCATGATTTTGAGTAGTTCTTTAATGACTGTTAATATCAGTAATCATGAGGCGCATGCAGAAGATAGTCAACGTACTGCAGTTGATGAGCAAGCACGAGATAAACAATTAGAACAAGATATTGATGATGCTAAGAACGACATTTCAAAAATGGCGCATTTGACTGATAACAAGAAAACGCAATTTAAGAAAAAATTAGAAAAAGTAACATCATCTTCAGACATTGATGATATCGTTCAACAGGCTAATGACGACAATAAAGCTAAGCAACAAGATACAACTAAAGATGATAACGATAACTCTGCTAATTCAGTAGATTCAACAAAAGCTAAGAACGATAACACTGAAGAGAAACTTGATCAATTTTTAGCTGATTTAGATGAATTAGACGATAAAGTTGATAGTAGTCAACAAAATGATTCGACAGAAGAAAAGATGGTAACGTCTCATAAAGATGCAACTAAAGAAGAAGGTGCAACTGATGACCATGCTAAACGTGACGATGTCAGTGATAAAGTGAATCAAGCATTAAGTGATTTAGATAAGATAGATCAAGCGACTAAACAAGAAAATCAAACTTCTAATACTAGTGAAATTAATGATCAAGGTCACAATGCACAATCATCTGATGAAGCGTCTAATAACGACAATGATGTATCAAAAGACGAAGCTCAAGATACCATAAAAGATCTTAGTAAAGAGGATGTACTATTAAATAACAGTGAAGATAAAGCTAATAAAATATCACAACAGTTACAAGGTAGTGATAAAATCAATTATAATTTAGCATCTAAAATCACTCATGATAGTCATCAACCAGCAAAACAATATACATTACGTAAATTAAACGCTTTACAAAATTTGGATAAACAAATTAATAAATCAGATTTATCTGCTTCTGATAAAGCAACTTTGAAAAAAGAAGTAATCAATACTAAACAAAGTATCGCTAAACAAAGACAAATTATCTTGAAGCAATTAGCTAATACTAAAAATAAAGATCAAGCTGTACAAAATATTGTTAACAGTGTCTTTAGTAAAAATGAAGCGGACCGAATATTAAACAATATTACAACGACACACCAAACAGATCAGCAGATTGCAGATCAAATTGCTCATCACATCGATGGTTTAACATTAAATAATAGTGACGATATCTTGAAAGCTATGTTGGATCAATCTAAAGATAAAGAACAATTAATTAGCCAATTATTATCAACAAAATTAAGTTCACAAGAAGCACAGTCATTAGCGAAACAATTTGTAGATAAGAAATTGACTAATAATCAAATTGTTGATCAGCTCAAACGTCATTTTATATCATCTGGAAAGGCAACTGCGGATGATATTTTACAAGAAGTAATTAATAATGCTAAAGATAAAAGACAAGCGATCGAAACGATTTTAGCGACACGTATTGAACAAGGCAAAGCTAAATTATTGGCAGATTTAATTACTAAAGCAGAACAAGATCAGTCTAAGATGCTTAGTTTAGTTAAAGCGGCATTGAATGGTAAAGCGGATGATTTATTACAATTACAACAGCGTTTGAATCAAACGAAACGAAATATTAATGATATTTTATCACCTATCACAAATCGTCCTAGTTTGTTGGATAGATTGAATAACAGAAATAGCTCTGATCAGCTAGGCCAATTGTCTAATGTATTAAATGATGGTGCAGGATTGTTAGGTGGCCACAGTATCCTAGATGACATTCCTGATTTACCAACACCGACGCCAGAAGATATATTAACATTAGGTTCAGGTGATGGTTTGTTAAGTGGATTACTTGATGATGATGGTAATATTTCTCTACCTAAAACTGGGGAAGCTATTAAACACCATTGGTTACCATTATCTGTCATCTTATTGTCAGCAGGTCTTGCTATTATTGGATTGAATCGTTATCACAGACGCAAACACAGTTAA